CGGATGGCGACGTCTACGCGCCCGAGGTGGGTTTCAGCGAGGGCTTCCCGGTGGGACGCGACCCGGCCAGCGGGCAGGAGTGGGTGGCGCACTGCTACGGCACGGTCGGCGTGGCGCGCGACGTGGCGCCGGAGACCGGCAGCGGCAGCTCGCTGTACGCGGTGATCGGTCAGGCGCGCCGACTGGACCACAACCTCGCCGTGGCCGGCCGCGTGCTGGAGGGCATGCCGCTGCTGTCGGGGCTGCCGCGCGGGCCCGAGCCGATGGGCTTCTACGCGAAACCGCAGCAGCGCGTCACCATCGCATCGGTGCGACTGGCGGCCGACATGCCGGCGAAAGACCGCCCGGCGATCCAGGTGCTGCGCACCGACAGCGCCAGCTTCGCCGCGCTGGTCGAGGCGAAACGCAACGGCCACAACGCGTTCTATCCCAAGCCCGCCGGCAAAGTCGACCTGTGCAGCATCGACGTGCCGGTGCGCGAGGCGAAGCCGGCACCCTGACGCCGCCACGAACATTTTGTTCACCCGCGTCGGTTACCTTGCCTTTCTTGCCGATGCCGGAATCCGTGACATGCCGTTGAACGACACCCTGGCTTTCCTGCGCGCCTGGCTGCGCGATCCACGCGGCATCGGCGCAGTGACGCCGTCCGGTGCCGCACTGGCGCGACTGATGACCAGCCACGCCAGCGCGTTGGGCGGGCCGGTGATCGAATTGGGGCCGGGCACCGGCGTACTGACCCGCGCCCTGCTGGCGCGCGGCGTGCCGCTGCACCGGCTGGCCCTGATCGAGGCCGACCCGCACTTCGCCGACGCGCTGAGCCGGCGCTACCCGGAGGCGACCATCCTGCGCATGGACGCCGCCCGGCTCGGCGATACCGAGTCGCTGTTCGGCGACGAACGCGCCTGCGCCGTGGTCAGCGGCCTGCCGCTGCTGTCGATGCCGCCGGCCCAGGTCACCGCCATCGTGCAGGGTGCGTTCGAACGCCAGCTGCGCAGCGGCGGCATGTTCTACCAGTTCACCTACGGCCCGCGCTGTCCGCTGCCGCCGGCCCTGCTCGCGCGGCTGAACCTGCAGGCCCGCCGGGTCGGCAGTGCCCTGCTCAACCTGCCGCCGGCGGCGGTCTACTGCATCAGCCGGCGAGCGGAGATCCAGGTCGCAGCCTGATCCGCGCCCGGTAACCGGGACGCGTCGAACCGGGTTCGCCTGTCGACTGCGCGTGAACGAGGTCTGAAAGCACCGGCCATCACCACATAACCTTTGCATGTCTCCGGTTATCACTGGGGGCCGGTGCCCCGGCACGTCCAGACGACGTGCGGGCCAACCGCCGCAGGAGTGACGGATGAAACGCAGCCGGAAAGTACTCAGCTGGATCGCGGGCATCGTGCTGGCGTCGGTCGTGGTGATGCTGATCGTGGTCGCCACGTTCGACTGGAACCGCATGAAACCGTTCATCGGCGACAAGGTCAGCCAGGCGATCGGGCGGCCGTTCGCGATCAACGGCGAGCTGACGGTGGACTGGCGGCGCGATCGCAACGGCCGCTGGCCCGGCTCATGGTTGCCGTGGCCCGAGTTCACCGCGCGCGACATCAGCATCGCCAACCCGGACTGGGCCACGCAGCCGCAGTTCGCCCACCTCGACGCGCTGCGCTTCCGGCTGTCGCCGCTGCCGCTGCTGATACACCGCATCGACGTGCCCACGCTGCAGCTGGTGCATCCCACGGCTGACCTCGAGCGCGACAAATCGGGACGTGCCAGCTGGGATTTCGCGCTGCCGGAAAACACGGCGCCTTCCGCCTGGAAGCTGCAGCTGGGCACGATCGGTTTCGACCAGGGGCTACTCACGCTCGACGACGCGGCGAGCCGCGTGAAGCTCAAGCTGGTGGTGGAGCCGCTGCAGGCGGCGATCCCGTACGACCAGATCGTGGCCCAGCAATCCAGCGCCGCGCGCGAGGAGGCCGGCAAGACGCTGGGTGCCGCGGCGAAGAAAACCCTGGCCAGCGGCGATGTCGGGTCGAAACCGGACAAGACCAGATCATCCATCACTTACCAGTTCGGCTGGACCGCCGAAGGCAGTTACCAGGGCAGTCCGCTCAAGGGCAAAGGCCGAACCGGCGCCGTGCTGGCATTGCAGGACACGACCACGCCGTTCCCGCTGCAGGCCGACGTGCGCATCGGCGACAGCCGCATCGCCCTGGTCGGCACGCTGACCGATCCGCTGCACCTGGGTGCGCTGGACGTACGCCTGTGGCTGTCCGGCTCCAGCATGGCCAGGCTGTATCCGATCACCGGCATCACCCTGCCCGACACCCCGCCGTACGCGACCGAAGGCCACCTGAAGGCCGAACTCCACCGCAGCGGCAGCCACTACAGCTACCAGGACTTCCGCGGTCGCGTCGGCGGCAGCGACCTGGCCGGCAACCTGATGTTCGTCACCGGCGGCAAGCGCCCCAAGTTGAGCGGCGACGTGCACTCGAAGCTGCTGCAATTCGCCGACCTGGCCCCGCTGATCGGCGCCGATTCCAACACCGAGAAACAGCAGCGCGGCGACGCGACACCGCAGCCCGCCGACAAACTGCTGCCGGTCGAGCCGTTCCGTACCGACCGCTGGCAGGCGATGGATGCGGACGTGACTTTCACCGGCACGCGCATCGTGCGCGGCGAGGCGCTGCCCATCGACTCGCTCGCCACCCACCTGGTCCTCAACAACGGCGCCCTGTACCTGGACCCGCTGAGCTTCGGGCTGGCCGGCGGCACCGTGCGCAGCAACATCACCCTCGACGGCAGCCGCGCGCCGATGCGCGGCGTGCTGGCACTCAACGCACGCCATCTCAAGCTCAAGCAGCTGTTCCCGACCTTCGAGCCGATGCGCACCAGCTTCGGCGAGATCAACGGCGACGCCGCGCTCGATGCGCAAGGCAACTCCATCGCCGCCCTGCTCGGCAGCGCGAACGGCGAGCTGAAGCTGCTGATGAACGACGGCGCGATCAGCAAGACCCTGCTGGAAACTGCCGGCCTCAACGTCGGCAACATCGTCATCGGCAAGCTGTTCGGCGACAAGACCGTGCAGATCAACTGCGCCGCCACCGACATGGCCGCCAGCAACGGCCTGTTCGACATGCGCCTGTTCGTGTTCGACACCGACGACGCCGTGATCGACGTCACCGGCACGGTGGACCTCGCCAACGAGAAACTCGACCTGGACGTGAAACCGCACACCAAGGGTTTCCGCGTGTTCTCGCTGCGCTCGCCGCTGTACGTCCGCGGCACGCTGAAGAACCCGAACGTCGGCGTGCAGGCCGGCCCGCTGCTGGCGCGCGGCGCCGGCGCCGTCGCGCTGGGCGTGGTCGCCGCCCCGGCCGCCGCCCTGCTCGCCCTGGTCGCGCCCAGCCACGGCGACGCCGGCGACAACACCTGCCGCGCCGTGCTGCAGCAACTGCGCAGCTCCGGCAAGATGATGCCGGCAGGCAAGGGTAAATCCAGATGACCCCGTAGGAGCGCACCCTGTGCGCGATGGCTCTGCGGAATACTCCGGCCAGAAGCCATCGCGCACAGGGTGCGCTCCTGCATGCAAGGTGGCTGGCGCCCGGGGGCGCTAGAATGTCACGCCACCCTCCCCTGCGATGTCCCCATGCAACCCGTCAACCAGGCCCGTCTGCAGATTCATTTCTGCGTGTTGCTGTGGGGCTTCACCGCGATTCTCGGCAAGCTGATCACGCTGCCCGCGCTGCCGCTGGTGTGGTGGCGCATGCTGCTGGTGGTGGCGGCGCTGTTGCTGATGCCACGGGTCTGGCGCGGCTTGCGCGCAATGCCGGCGCGGCTGATCTGGGCATATGCCGGCATCGGCGTGCTGGTGTCGCTGCACTGGCTGAGCTTCTATGCGGCGATCAAGCTGTCGAACGCCTCGGTCGGCGCCACCTGCATCGCGCTGGGGCCGGTGTTCCTGGCTTTCATCGAACCGTGGATCGCCAAGCGCAGGTTCGATCCGCGCGAGCTGCTGATCGGCGTGGCGGTGGTTCCGGGCGTGGTGATGGTGGTGGGCGGCGTGCCGCACGACATGCGCCTGGGCATTGCGGTGGGCGTGCTGTCGGCGCTGTTCGTGGCGTTCTTCGGCTCGCTCAACAAGCGCCTGGTCGAGCATGGCGACCCGCTCACGGTGACCTTCATCGAACTGGGCACCGGCACGGTCTTCCTCACCCTGCTCGCGCCGTTCATCCCGCATGCCGGCCCGGCGTTCATGCTGCCGGGCACGCACGATGCGCTGTTGCTGCTGGCGCTGTCGTTCGGCTGCACCCTGCTGCCGTTCGCGCTGGCGCTGGTGGCGTTGCGCCACATGAGCGCGTTCGGCACGCAGATGGTGACCAACCTGGAGCCGGTCTACGCGATCATGCTGGCGATCGTGCTGCTGGGCGAGCAGCATGAGCTGGACGGCTGGTTCTATGCCGGCGTGGCGGTGATCCTGGCCGCGGTGTTCATGCATCCGCTGCTGAACCGGCGGGCACGCAGCACCAGGCAGCCCGAGTTGCTCGGCACCGCCGAAAGCCACAGCATGGTCGACTGAGCCATCGTCACCGGCATTCCCGAGGAGCGGCCCATGACCGACAAGCAGCAGCACTGGGAAACGGTCTACCGGACCAAGGCGCCGGATGCGGTCAGCTGGTACCGCCCGCATCTGGATACCTCACTGGCGTTGATCGAGCGCGCCGCGCCCGAGCGCAACACCGCCGTGCTCGATGTGGGCGGCGGCGCATCTACCCTGGTCGACGACCTGCTTGCACGCGGCTACCGCGACCTCAGCGTGCTCGACATTTCCGCGACGGCCCTGAACATCGCCCGTGAACGCCTGGGCGAGACGGCGAACGCGGTGACCTGGCTGGCGGCCGACCTGCTCGACGCGCCGCTGCCGCAGGCCCGCTACGACCTGTGGCACGACCGCGCCGTGTTCCACTTCCTGACCGAGGCGGAACAACGCGCGCACTACCTGCGGCAGCTCACCCATGCCCTGAAGCCGGGCGGCCACGCGATACTGGCCACGTTCGGCCCGCAGGGCCCGCTGAAGTGCAGCGGGCTGGATACGGTCCGCTACGACGTTGGGGAACTTGCCCGCGTACTCGGCGACGGCTTCGCGCTGGTCGACAGCACGCTGGAATTCCACGCAACCCCGTTCGGCACCACCCAGCAGTTCCTTTACGCCTTGTTCCGGCGGACGTCCGCCGACACCACGGGAGACATGCGCTGATGGCAAATTGCGACACATGCTGCGGAGCCGCGGCGGCACAACTGGCGCTGCGCCAGCGTGGCGTGTTGAAGACCGTGCTCGTCATCAACGCCGCCGCCTTCGCGATCATGGTCGTGGCCGCCATGCAGGCGCGCTCCTCGGCGCTGCTGTCGGACAGCTTCGACTACCTGGGCGATGCGCTGACCTATCTCGTCAGCCTGTGGGCCGTCGGCCGCAGCATGCACGCCAAGACGCAGGTCGCGCGCATCAAGGGCGGCCTGATCGTGATGGCCGGGCTGCTCGTATTGGTGCAGTTGGGCTGGCGCGCGTGGCACCCGGCCGAACCGCTGTTTGCGTGGATGGGCGCGTTCAGCCTGCTCGGCCTGCTCGCCAACGGCTGGTGCCTGCTGCTCCTGTACCGGCACCGCGATGACGACCTCAACATGTCGTCGGTCTGGATCTGCTCGCGCAACGACGTGGCCGCGAATCTGTCGGTGGTGCTCGCCGCCGCCGGCGTATGGGCGTTCGACGCCGCATGGCCCGACCGACTCGTCGCCCTCGGGCTGGCGGTGCTGTTGCTGCGCTCCGGGTGCGGCGTCCTGCGCGACGCCGCACGCAGCACCCGCTGACAGCCAACAGCGCGATCGACGCGACAACACTTTCGCATCAAGGCCGCTCCCGCGTTCTCCGCCTCGCGCTCGTCCCCGTCGAACCGCTAGCCGCAGCAGGTCTTCTGCTGCTGGATCGGCGGGCACGGCACGCTGCCCCAGGAACAGAACACG
This window of the Rhodanobacter soli genome carries:
- a CDS encoding peptidylprolyl isomerase; protein product: MLRRHLIAALALASSLLALPALAEQDKPTPTAKEILAKSTPAEWRTPDPQNLLLMQLPTGRVVIELAPDFTPRHAANIRTLVRSHYFDGLAIIRVQDNFVTQWGDPNDDENGDKNRIRSLGKASKTLPPEFTRAIDPKLPWTALPDGDVYAPEVGFSEGFPVGRDPASGQEWVAHCYGTVGVARDVAPETGSGSSLYAVIGQARRLDHNLAVAGRVLEGMPLLSGLPRGPEPMGFYAKPQQRVTIASVRLAADMPAKDRPAIQVLRTDSASFAALVEAKRNGHNAFYPKPAGKVDLCSIDVPVREAKPAP
- a CDS encoding class I SAM-dependent methyltransferase, which gives rise to MPLNDTLAFLRAWLRDPRGIGAVTPSGAALARLMTSHASALGGPVIELGPGTGVLTRALLARGVPLHRLALIEADPHFADALSRRYPEATILRMDAARLGDTESLFGDERACAVVSGLPLLSMPPAQVTAIVQGAFERQLRSGGMFYQFTYGPRCPLPPALLARLNLQARRVGSALLNLPPAAVYCISRRAEIQVAA
- a CDS encoding AsmA family protein → MKRSRKVLSWIAGIVLASVVVMLIVVATFDWNRMKPFIGDKVSQAIGRPFAINGELTVDWRRDRNGRWPGSWLPWPEFTARDISIANPDWATQPQFAHLDALRFRLSPLPLLIHRIDVPTLQLVHPTADLERDKSGRASWDFALPENTAPSAWKLQLGTIGFDQGLLTLDDAASRVKLKLVVEPLQAAIPYDQIVAQQSSAAREEAGKTLGAAAKKTLASGDVGSKPDKTRSSITYQFGWTAEGSYQGSPLKGKGRTGAVLALQDTTTPFPLQADVRIGDSRIALVGTLTDPLHLGALDVRLWLSGSSMARLYPITGITLPDTPPYATEGHLKAELHRSGSHYSYQDFRGRVGGSDLAGNLMFVTGGKRPKLSGDVHSKLLQFADLAPLIGADSNTEKQQRGDATPQPADKLLPVEPFRTDRWQAMDADVTFTGTRIVRGEALPIDSLATHLVLNNGALYLDPLSFGLAGGTVRSNITLDGSRAPMRGVLALNARHLKLKQLFPTFEPMRTSFGEINGDAALDAQGNSIAALLGSANGELKLLMNDGAISKTLLETAGLNVGNIVIGKLFGDKTVQINCAATDMAASNGLFDMRLFVFDTDDAVIDVTGTVDLANEKLDLDVKPHTKGFRVFSLRSPLYVRGTLKNPNVGVQAGPLLARGAGAVALGVVAAPAAALLALVAPSHGDAGDNTCRAVLQQLRSSGKMMPAGKGKSR
- a CDS encoding DMT family transporter, with product MQPVNQARLQIHFCVLLWGFTAILGKLITLPALPLVWWRMLLVVAALLLMPRVWRGLRAMPARLIWAYAGIGVLVSLHWLSFYAAIKLSNASVGATCIALGPVFLAFIEPWIAKRRFDPRELLIGVAVVPGVVMVVGGVPHDMRLGIAVGVLSALFVAFFGSLNKRLVEHGDPLTVTFIELGTGTVFLTLLAPFIPHAGPAFMLPGTHDALLLLALSFGCTLLPFALALVALRHMSAFGTQMVTNLEPVYAIMLAIVLLGEQHELDGWFYAGVAVILAAVFMHPLLNRRARSTRQPELLGTAESHSMVD
- a CDS encoding class I SAM-dependent methyltransferase translates to MTDKQQHWETVYRTKAPDAVSWYRPHLDTSLALIERAAPERNTAVLDVGGGASTLVDDLLARGYRDLSVLDISATALNIARERLGETANAVTWLAADLLDAPLPQARYDLWHDRAVFHFLTEAEQRAHYLRQLTHALKPGGHAILATFGPQGPLKCSGLDTVRYDVGELARVLGDGFALVDSTLEFHATPFGTTQQFLYALFRRTSADTTGDMR
- a CDS encoding cation transporter → MANCDTCCGAAAAQLALRQRGVLKTVLVINAAAFAIMVVAAMQARSSALLSDSFDYLGDALTYLVSLWAVGRSMHAKTQVARIKGGLIVMAGLLVLVQLGWRAWHPAEPLFAWMGAFSLLGLLANGWCLLLLYRHRDDDLNMSSVWICSRNDVAANLSVVLAAAGVWAFDAAWPDRLVALGLAVLLLRSGCGVLRDAARSTR